A single genomic interval of Prochlorococcus marinus XMU1406 harbors:
- a CDS encoding phosphoribosylanthranilate isomerase, whose amino-acid sequence MPKSNTLIKICGLTSEEQALQVAKLGAHAIGIISVEESPRYISAEIKKNIFTTLERLYPKIERVSVVQNCPIDLIIKNFLGNPSETIIQLHGDEDIDYCKKIREKIPNIGLWKAFRIKTEKDIDKIKPFEDFVDAILLDSWNKETYGGSGKKINSIYLKNLQFSKPWWLAGGISIDWIDEILTDFKPDGLDISSSIEISPGLKDIKKTEDLFKFLKRN is encoded by the coding sequence ACAAGCTCTTCAAGTAGCAAAATTAGGAGCTCATGCTATCGGCATTATTTCCGTGGAAGAGTCACCAAGATATATATCAGCTGAAATTAAGAAAAATATTTTTACAACCTTAGAAAGGTTGTATCCAAAAATCGAGAGGGTATCAGTTGTACAAAATTGTCCAATAGACTTAATTATTAAAAATTTCTTAGGAAATCCAAGTGAAACTATAATACAATTACATGGAGATGAAGATATTGATTATTGCAAAAAAATAAGGGAAAAAATTCCCAATATTGGCCTATGGAAAGCTTTCAGAATAAAAACGGAAAAGGACATAGATAAAATAAAACCTTTTGAGGATTTTGTAGATGCGATACTTCTTGATTCTTGGAATAAAGAAACTTATGGAGGTTCAGGGAAAAAAATAAATTCTATTTATTTAAAGAATTTGCAATTTAGCAAGCCATGGTGGTTGGCAGGTGGAATATCAATTGATTGGATTGATGAAATCCTCACTGACTTCAAACCAGATGGATTAGATATTTCAAGTAGTATTGAAATATCTCCAGGTTTAAAAGATATTAAAAAAACAGAAGATCTTTTTAAGTTTTTAAAAAGAAATTAG
- the folE gene encoding GTP cyclohydrolase I has translation MTSTLPNDNIRNFDEQITNKLISEIIRDRIKNSGTRFSANDNISDFINPGELEILEKEVASRVKDLLKSLIIDVENDHNTQETAERVSKMYLNEVFKGRYHEQPKVTSFPNDKNLDEIYTVGPISVRSACSHHLVPILGECWIGIKPGNKVIGLSKFARVADWVFSRPHIQEEAVMILADEIEKLCEPKGLGIIVKAQHYCMKWRGVKEPNTSMINSVVRGDFRHDLSLKQEFFELVKQQSATNNY, from the coding sequence ATGACCTCTACATTACCCAACGATAATATTAGAAACTTTGACGAACAGATTACTAATAAACTAATTTCTGAAATTATAAGAGACAGAATTAAGAATTCTGGTACAAGATTTAGTGCTAACGATAATATTTCTGACTTTATAAATCCTGGTGAATTAGAAATTTTAGAAAAAGAAGTTGCCTCAAGAGTTAAAGACTTACTAAAGTCCTTAATAATTGATGTTGAAAATGATCATAATACTCAAGAAACTGCTGAAAGAGTTTCAAAAATGTATCTAAATGAAGTTTTTAAAGGCAGATATCATGAACAACCTAAAGTTACAAGTTTCCCTAATGACAAGAATCTTGATGAAATTTATACTGTTGGTCCAATTTCAGTCAGATCTGCATGTTCACATCACTTAGTACCAATTCTAGGAGAGTGTTGGATAGGTATTAAACCTGGAAATAAAGTCATAGGACTTTCAAAATTTGCGAGAGTTGCTGATTGGGTTTTTTCAAGACCTCATATTCAGGAAGAAGCTGTAATGATCCTTGCAGATGAAATTGAAAAATTGTGTGAACCTAAAGGTTTAGGCATTATTGTGAAAGCCCAACATTATTGTATGAAGTGGAGGGGAGTAAAAGAACCAAATACAAGTATGATTAATTCTGTGGTTAGAGGGGATTTTAGACACGATTTGAGTTTAAAACAAGAATTTTTTGAGCTTGTAAAACAACAGTCCGCTACTAATAATTACTAA